In Saccharomycodes ludwigii strain NBRC 1722 chromosome III, whole genome shotgun sequence, one DNA window encodes the following:
- the PET127 gene encoding Pet127p (similar to Saccharomyces cerevisiae YOR017W | PET127 | PETite colonies): MYKKPAPKCMVTTIRHTFVNKRSFSITQQLYGARDANDIDKTTKTLDKALGFSHAIENTTNYENKKFDEDFEISNPKLKSNITNVTLDQSVVKITTINNPNSGVFKANSSSKEKVHNKTLSPPKDLNKLNQFVMKLMTRHERVKYQEELQHKKKLEKERVKNTFHNSSNKHIVSNNGKPHRVCSNLQQQTYYIDPYFEPQSITDTNCNNSNANHKPPPTLKHNLEKVLFQPMVIHSLKDDRTKKYNFSPFIEKAVSVGYFNYDAINKYTAPSEDLKLLEIARENNLKFYSSTSSMTGILSHLHFLISNFKKVNLTEITKHFNKTSARFTKGAQLPTAVILQKKKHGVNVGPSKLSPFYSITAEKSTDKEMILSQLGHALEKQLTTDAGTFNKFYNKNSDRYCQRQQHAQTTIDNDSFHYMRIMDFVIRSQLDCYHKNLPGTGVFDLKTRAVCAIRHDLLYVEQHNNTTGYEISKLYGKFESFEREFYDLCRSTLLKYSLQARMGNMDGIFVAYHNIKKIFGFQYLPLEEIDHIIHGYTNEFFNDKLDIRKNSIVEKWGEMEYVKNYDYSSLQKPISNKIADAEFRFSMAILNNVFSAIIKLFPQVDNIRVLFKCEMQKNTLPNGETVIKPALIVIAIPITEKETKFLQRNELSKTMLLKNKAGGLKYIDQLTAFNKKSFSDHIDEIVGFKITCKSYLNSLDGDKNEHLKDPNGYYKDFRTWEYPNFFAPEDVSKWVLKTEYDRVSSTFWLEKRYFKFLNEKLDTLRHYFSSESESYDGNIDDQSFSFPIKNNNSNKDTNKIIGKDKNEATDRENIIAKKKDISGHITKFRNTLRAYSNKNKPTIPMDNATKNGEEQHKKNK, encoded by the coding sequence ATGTATAAAAAACCAGCACCAAAATGTATGGTAACGACAATAAGGCATACTTTTGTAAACAAAAGATCATTTAGCATTACTCAACAACTTTATGGGGCTAGAGATGCCAATGATATTGacaaaacaacaaaaacattaGACAAAGCATTAGGTTTTTCTCACGCTATTGAAAATACCACAAACTacgaaaataaaaagtttgaTGAGGATTTCGAAATATCTAATCCCAAGTTAAAATCCAATATAACAAACGTAACTTTAGATCAAAGTGTGGTAAAAATTACAACAATCAACAATCCTAATAGTGGTGTTTTTAAAGCCAATTCATCTTCAAAGGAAAAAgttcataataaaacactTTCACCGCCAAAAGATTTGAATAAGCTAAATCAATTTGTAATGAAATTAATGACACGTCATGAGAGAGTTAAGTACCAAGAGGAATTacaacacaaaaaaaaattggaaaaagaaagagtgAAAAACACTTTCCATAACAGTAGCAACAAACATATTGTCTCTAATAATGGTAAACCTCACAGAGTTTGTTCCAATTTGCAACAGCAAACTTATTATATAGACCCGTATTTCGAACCACAGTCCATAACGGACACTAATTGCAATAACTCAAATGCCAACCACAAACCCCCACCAACTTTAAAGCATAACCTAGAAAAGGTTCTCTTCCAGCCAATGGTTATACATAGTTTAAAAGATGATAgaaccaaaaaatataatttctccccttttattgaaaaagcAGTTAGTGTGGGATATTTCAACTATGATGCCATCAACAAATATACTGCTCCGTCagaagatttaaaattattggaaatTGCACGTGAAAATaacttaaaattttattcttcAACTTCTTCAATGACCGGCATCTTATCACATTTACATTTTTTGatatcaaattttaaaaaagtcaATTTGACTGAAATAACAAAGCATTTTAACAAAACATCCGCAAGGTTTACAAAAGGGGCACAACTACCTACAGCCGTAATActgcaaaaaaagaaacatgGTGTTAATGTTGGTCCATCTAAACTATCACCTTTCTATTCCATTACCGCAGAAAAATCTACCGATAAAGAGATGATTTTATCTCAATTGGGCCATGCTTtagaaaaacaattgaCTACAGATGCCGGCacattcaataaattttataacaaaaactCAGATAGATATTGCCAAAGACAGCAACATGCTCAAACTACAATAGACAATGACAGTTTTCATTATATGAGAATCATGGACTTTGTAATTCGTTCCCAATTAGATTGTTATCATAAGAATCTACCGGGCACGGGTGtatttgatttaaaaacaagGGCTGTTTGTGCTATAAGACATGATTTGTTATACGTTGAGCAACATAACAATACCACCGGTTATGAAATTTCTAAATTATACGGGAAATTTGAGTCTTTTGAAAGAGAATTTTATGATTTATGTAGAAGtactttattaaaatattcattACAAGCTAGAATGGGCAACATGGATGGGATTTTTGTTGCGTatcataatattaaaaagatttttgGTTTCCAATATTTACCGTTGGAAGAGATTGATCATATAATCCATGGGTATACcaatgaattttttaatgataaattgGACATTAGGAAAAATTCTATAGTGGAAAAATGGGGCGAAATGGAGTATGTTAAAAACTATGATTATTCTAGTTTGCAGAAACCcatttctaataaaattgCTGATGCTGAGTTCAGGTTTTCGATGGCTATATTAAATAACGTTTTCTCAGCAATAATCAAATTATTTCCTCAGGTGGACAACATTAGAGTTTTGTTTAAATGTGAAATGCAAAAAAACACGTTACCCAATGGTGAAACTGTCATCAAACCAGCTTTAATTGTAATTGCTATTCCAATTActgaaaaagaaactaaATTTTTACAGAGAAATGAATTGAGTAAAACAATGCTATTGAAGAATAAAGCTGGAGggttaaaatatattgatcAATTAACTgctttcaataaaaaaagtttttctgATCATATTGATGAAATCGTTGGGTTTAAAATAACTTGTAAGAGCTATTTGAACAGTTTGGACGgtgataaaaatgaacaTTTGAAAGATCCAAATGGGTATTATAAAGATTTTAGAACTTGGGAATACcctaatttttttgctcCCGAGGATGTTAGCAAATGGGTTTTGAAAACTGAATATGACCGTGTTAGTAGTACCTTTTGGTtggaaaaaagatattttaaatttttaaatgaaaaattggatACTTTAAGACATTATTTTAGTAGTGAAAGTGAATCTTATGATGGAAATATAGATGATCAATcgttttcttttccaattaaaaataacaatagtaataaggatactaataaaataataggtaaagataaaaacGAAGCTACCGATagagaaaatattattgcaaaaaaaaaagacatttCTGGGCATATTACTAAATTTAGAAACACTTTAAGAGCATATTcgaacaaaaataaaccaacCATACCTATGGACAATGCAACTAAAAACGGGGAAGAacaacacaaaaaaaacaaataa
- the AIM17 gene encoding Aim17p (similar to Saccharomyces cerevisiae YHL021C | AIM17 | Altered Inheritance rate of Mitochondria) produces the protein MLRSSITQSTSKNTSRILNSLINKRYNNTISSKGKILSVSTNNSGFTTVEFLPPSIPGTNGANKGSATNIKPLKVCLNNIFLRDASKSPNSVNPVTKQKLFNTGSLLKNIGFHCQPKRIQVSECGGFVNIEWNDGDKFMYPYRFFVKYSGSSEISKLKDNKIFPHRQILWDSTKLQQQMTTDDGLTVDYEKFMNDDYVQYLTLLNMNKYGLAFIKNVPAVNSSSNSPDNDSVLVSIVDKIGGFVVPTVYGNVFKFDATNTDTNTHTNIAFSEGKLPLHNSLTYLENTPGWHLLHSIKNVGDELEGVNYFVDGFNAAKYVRELDTAAYQALTNVPINFRFRQGDRRYYQSKPLIQEHESDNNNVLLSSYNELIKEINYSPLNQAPFTFGIWNKGTNGDAVVTDKNKLTQRFEFEDFLRGLETFEDFIDKPDNQFRIKTPSNTVVIFNNRRVLAGRSGFGKSNRVMNGCFMDNDPTISRLIYLEEKYGKKNLT, from the coding sequence atgctAAGAAGCAGTATTACTCAATCCACTAGTAAAAACACTAGTAGAATATTAAATTCTCTGATTAACAAACGCtacaataatactatttcCTCCAAGGGTAAAATATTAAGTGTTTCCACTAACAACTCCGGGTTTACAACTGTTGAATTTCTTCCACCCAGTATTCCCGGCACAAATGGTGCCAATAAAGGCTCTGCTACAAATATCAAGCCACTAAAGGtttgtttaaataatatctttcTAAGAGATGCTTCAAAATCACCTAATTCAGTTAATCCGGTGACAAAACAAAAGTTGTTTAATACAGGGAGCCTATTGAAAAACATTGGGTTCCATTGTCAGCCTAAGAGAATCCAAGTTTCGGAGTGTGGTGGGTTTGTTAACATTGAATGGAACGATGGAGATAAATTTATGTATCCATATAGATTTTTTGTCAAATATTCTGGTTCTTCCGAAAtctcaaaattaaaagataataaaatattccCTCATAGACAAATATTGTGGGATTCTACAAAATTGCAGCAACAGATGACTACTGATGACGGGTTGACCGTGGATTATGAAAAGTTTATGAACGATGACTATGTTCAATATTTGACGTTATTAAACATGAATAAGTATGGTTTGGCGTTTATCAAAAATGTGCCAGCTGTGAATAGTAGTAGCAATTCACCTGATAATGACTCCGTTTTGGTTAGCATAGTTGACAAAATTGGTGGTTTTGTTGTTCCAACAGTGTACGGCAAcgtttttaaatttgatgCAACAAACACCGACACTAATACACATACAAATATTGCATTTTCTGAGGGCAAGTTACCCTTACACAATAGTCTAAcatatttggaaaatacCCCTGGCTGGCACTTGTTAcattcaattaaaaatgttggTGATGAATTGGAAGGtgtaaattattttgttgatgGATTTAACGCTGCTAAATACGTTCGTGAATTGGATACAGCTGCATATCAAGCTTTGACGAATGTTCCGATTAACTTCCGTTTCAGACAAGGTGACAGGAGATATTATCAATCTAAGCCACTCATCCAAGAGCATGAatctgataataataatgttttgTTGTCTTCATACAATGAACTTATTAAGGAAATCAATTATTCGCCACTAAACCAAGCACCATTTACATTTGGGATTTGGAACAAAGGCACGAACGGCGATGCAGTTGTTacagataaaaataaattaacacAACGATTTGAATTTGAAGATTTCTTACGGGGTTTGGAGACTTTTGAagattttattgataaGCCTGACAATCAATTCCGAATTAAGACACCATCCAATACGGTggtcatttttaataacagaCGTGTTTTAGCAGGTAGAAGTGGGTTCGGAAAGAGTAACAGGGTTATGAACGGCTGTTTCATGGATAACGATCCTACCATTAGTAGACTAATTTATTTGGAGGAAAAGTATGGTAAGAAAAACTTGAcctga